A stretch of Acipenser ruthenus chromosome 1, fAciRut3.2 maternal haplotype, whole genome shotgun sequence DNA encodes these proteins:
- the LOC117962576 gene encoding bifunctional 3'-5' exonuclease/ATP-dependent helicase WRN-like isoform X2, producing MADRKLPEWMSSEAYEELAKQAKAPPRSHKKNVLEDNLPYLEFPGSVVYSYESGDCSFLSEDLRDTLAAGSPVGFDIEWPPFTNGKAGKVALLQLCPSEKKCYLFHLSSMSGFPSGLKRLLEDETIKKVGVGIEGDRWKLMSDCDIKLSGFVELTHIANEKLKCTEKWSLDGLVKQLFKKQLLKEKSVRCSNWANFTLTEDQMKYAATDAYAGLLIYQKLESKDTQLGETVLQLDIKEKLQRVSSEVQDLLSQVPDTVSDSRGAAGLLDDVSLSLGALRSLLLGSTSKTQARVEDELDPELVMEPAAEEHSPCSVQMDYIKQRISGGQDFNNSGVDLFSNAAGGAESAKSKQKLGDSHPMPKQNAERECMMSLDITDLQMLEEQAKEEDLEDNAVLAIKNQSVVDEGADLSYVVESDEELESEMLKYLDDVDSLNRGETSDPGNKTSMQTVTPAEEEEDEGIEEEEDEWDSSIPEPNSRQIKCLKMYFGHSNFKPVQWKVVYSVLQERRDNVVVMATGYGKSLCFQFPPVYTGGIGIVVSPLISLMEDQVLQLQMSNIPACFLGSAQTENVLTDLFKGRFRVVYMTPEFCSGGTSLLQQLDKNIGITLVAVDEAHCISEWGHDFRGAYRKLGSLKRVLPNVPIVALTATASPSIRQDIVNSLHLDNPQITCTSFDRPNLFLDVHRKCGNITQDLKQFLIKKKSFDYEFEGPAIVYCPSRKVTEQVSAELSKLGINCATYHAGMGIKPRRETHHKFMRDEIQCVVATVAFGMGINKADIRKVIHYGAPKEMEAYYQEIGRAGRDGLPSACHVVWGSGDMALNRHLLSGVKSDKFRGYKMKMMAKMEKYLSSPKCRRKIILSHFEDKQLRKASLGIMGTDKCCDNCSSRLLYDPSADDTESNLQDFGKEAYQLMSAVTALGEKFGTAVPVLFLRGSYSQRLPDRFRKMPLFGCGKNIPETWWKALGRQLITEGYMKENSGQTKFSITCGLDQKGRTWLSKANDESHRTLLLQPNTELCARFFTVPNRYQAPSSAASPAPSSTHSSGAEPPKSQISQFAFPERERLQRMSTPTKAGLQISAFKSPPKTAPSQPPPPTVYPRELELQGVLYGKLVAGRQKLANEKDVPPAVLATNKILLDLAKIRPTTVENMKRVDGVSEAKSSMLAPLLVVISEFCQSEDLEANTFSSPSGGIERKCPPGMSSSCSALPDSVRITYNLFQQQGLSLRKVADSRSLPVSVVGSHLSQALKIGYPLDTERAGLTPQTQRKITDIIRSSPINSDLSRQKAIRDLVPQDIESYLISLTIALLQKQTGSGQPGQQSTGQSGPKQGPSNSVSQQQKVVTVKEEALTWIEAEEKPVKKSALTSLMTKCQPEQGYADEIEDDLLSDIPMPVRPESCTKNRDGPSAPALKAGSQKAALGMASWNQGELDEDTQELFGDLQSQNFSQPAKRKLPAWFNASKGSSSSSTATKKAKTKKGLFM from the exons atggctgatAGAAAACTGCCAGAATGGATGTCCTCAGAAGCTTATGAGGAACTTGCAAAGCAAGCCAAG GCTCCCCCAAGATCTCACAAGAAGAATGTTTTGGAAGATAACCTTCCATATCTGGAGTTCCCAGGCTCTGTTGTTTATAGCTATGAATCTGGTGACTGTTCTTTTCTGTCAGAGGATTTGAG ggATACTCTTGCAGCGGGCTCCCCAGTAGGGTTTGATATAGAATGGCCGCCGTTCACCAATGGAAAAGCTGGAAAGGTAGCCCTCCTCCAGCTGTGCCCATCAGAGAAGAAGTGTTACCTCTTCCACCTGTCTTCCATGTCAG GGTTTCCATCTGGTCTGAAACGTTTACTAGAGGATGAAACAATCAAGAAGGTGGGAGTTGGAATAGAGGGAGACAGGTGGAAGCTTATGAGTGACTGTGATATTAAACTGAGCGGCTTTGTGGAGCTGACTCATATCGCTAATGAGAAG ctgAAATGCACAGAGAAGTGGAGTCTTGATGGTCTGGTGAAACAGCTGTTCAAGAAGCAGCTGTTAAAGGAGAAGTCGGTGCGCTGCAGCAACTGGGCCAACTTCACACTCACTGAGGACCAGATGAAGTACGCAGCCACTGATGCCTAT GCTGGACTTCTAATCTATCAGAAGCTTGAAAGTAAGGATACTCAGTTGG GAGAGACAGTTTTGCAGCTGGATATAAAAGAAAAACTTCAACGTGTGTCCAGTGAAGTCCAGGATTTATTAAGTCAGGTTCCAGATACAGTCAGTGACAGCAGAGG AGCTGCAGGTCTGTTAGACGACGTGTCTTTGAGCCTGGGTGCTTTGAGAAGCTTGCTGCTGGGGAGCACCTCCAAAACTCAGGCTCGAGTGGAAGATGAACTTGATCCTGAACTGGTGATGGAACCTGCAGCTGAAGAACACAGTCCCTGCTCTGTCCAGATGGATTACATAAAACAGAGGATATCTGGAGGCCAAGACTTCAACAATTCAGGAGTGGATCTCTTCAGCAATGCTGCTGGTGGCGCTGAATCTGCTAAATCCAAGCAGAAGCTTGGTGATTCTCACCCAATGCCTAAACAAAATGCAGAGAGAGAATGCATGATGTCATTGGACATCACTGATCTTCAGATGTTGGAGGAACAAGCCAAGGAAGAGGATTTGGAGGACAATGCTGTGCTAGCAATCAAG aatcaAAGTGTAGTGGATGAAGGAGCTGATCTGTCCTATGTTGTGGAAAGTGATGAAGAGCTGGAAAGTGAAATGCTGAAG TACCTAGATGATGTAGACAGCTTGAATAGAGGCGAGACTAGTGACCCTGGCAACAAGACCAGTATGCAGACTGTGACACCAGCGGAGGAAGAGGAGGACGAAGGAAttgaggaagaggaagatgagtGGG ATTCTTCCATTCCAGAACCTAACTCAAGACAGATTAAATGCCTTAAGATGTATTTTGGTCATTCCAATTTTAAGCC GGTACAGTGGAAAGTGGTGTACTCCGTTCTGCAGGAGAGGAGAGATAACGTAGTTGTCATGGCAACTG GTTATGGGAAGAGCTTGTGTTTTCAGTTCCCGCCTGTTTACACTGGTGGAATTGGGATCGTCGTCTCTCCTCTGATCTCACTGATGGAGGACCAAGTGCTGCAGCTTCA aATGTCTAACATTCCTGCTTGCTTCCTCGGATCAGcacaaactgaaaatgttttaacCGATTTATTTAA GGGTCGTTTTCGAGTGGTGTACATGACCCCTGAGTTCTGTTCAGGAGGTACCTCTTTACTTCAGCAGCTGGATAAGAATATTG gcATCACGTTGGTAGCAGTAGACGAGGCTCATTGCATCTCTGAATGGGGACACGACTTCCGAGGAGCGTACAGAAAACTGGGATCATTAAAGAGAGTACTTCCTAAT GTCCCTATAGTAGCATTAACTGCTACAGCAAGCCCTTCGATCCGACAGGACATCGTGAATAGTTTGCACTTGGATAACCCACAGATTACGTGCACCAGCTTCGATCGACCCAACCTGTTCCTGGATGTCCATCGCAAGTGTGGAAACATCACACAAGATCTTAAGCAGTTTCTTATTAAAAAGAAATC ttttgaTTATGAGTTTGAAGGCCCCGCTATTGTTTACTGCCCTTCGAGAAAGGTGACTGAACAGGTCTCTGCTGAACTGTCAAAGCTTGGGATAAACTGTGCCACCTACCATGCTGGCATGGGTATCAAGCCAAGAAGAGAAACTCATCACAAGTTTATGAGAGATGAGATTCAG tgtgttGTGGCTACAGTTGCTTTCGGAATGGGGATAAACAAGGCAGACATCCGGAAAGTCATCCACTATGGAGCCCCCAAAGAAATGGAGGCGTACTACCAGGAAATTGGGAGAGCTGGGAGAGACGGATTACCTAGTGCTTGTCATGTAGTCTGGGGTTCAGGAGACATGGCTTTGAACAG GCATCTCCTGAGTGGTGTTAAGAGCGACAAGTTTCGGggatataaaatgaaaatgatggCAAAAATGGAGAAGTACCTCAGCTCGCCCAAATGCAGAAGGAA AATCATCTTGTCCCACTTTGAAGATAAACAATTAAGAAAAGCCAGCTTGGGCATCATGGGCACCGACAAATGTTGTGACAATTGCAGCTCCAG GCTGCTGTATGACCCCAGTGCAGACGACACCGAGTCTAACCTGCAGGATTTCGGAAAGGAAGCCTACCAGCTGATGTCTGCGGTCACTGCTCTAGGAGAGAAGTTTGGCACTGCCGTCCCGGTCCTCTTCCTGCGTGGATCT TATTCGCAGCGGTTGCCAGACAGGTTCCGTAAGATGCCCCTGTTCGGCTGTGGCAAGAACATCCCTGAAACCTGGTGGAAGGCTCTGGGACGGCAGCTCATTACAGAGGGCTACATGAAGGAGAACTCCGGACAAACCAAGTTTTCAATCACCTGTGGCTTGGATCAAAAG GGGAGGACGTGGCTCAGCAAGGCAAATGATGAATCGCATCGAACCCTTTTGCTTCAGCCAAACACCGAATTGTGTGCCAGGTTTTTCACTGTGccaaa tcGGTACCAAGCCCCATCTTCTGCAGCCTCGCCAGCCCCATCCAGCACTCACTCCTCGGGCGCAGAACCGCCG aaatctcAGATTTCACAATTTGCATTTCCGGAAAGAGAGAGGCTTCAAAGAATGTCTACTCCAACAAAAGCAGG CCTGCAGATTTCAGCATTCAAGTCTCCACCAAAGACAGCACCTTCACAACCTCCACCTCCTACTGTGTATCCCAGGGAGCTGGAGCTTCAG GGGGTGTTGTATGGCAAACTTGTGGCTGGCAGACAGAAGCTGGCCAACGAGAAGGACGTTCCTCCTGCAGTGCTGGCTACGAACAAGATTCTCCTTGACCTTGCAAAGATACG gcCAACCACTGTTGAAAATATGAAGAGGGTGGATGGTGTGTCTGAAGCTAAATCCAGTATGCTGGCCCCTCTGCTGGTTGTCATCAGTGAATTCTGTCAGTCGGAAGACCTGGAG GCAAACACATTTTCCAGCCCATCTGGTGGCATTGAGAGGAAGTGTCCCCCCGGGATGAGCTCTTCATGCAGTGCTCTTCCTGATAGTGTTCGCATCACCTACAATCTCTTCCAGCAGCAGGGCCTGAGCTTG AGGAAGGTCGCTGACTCCAGGAGCTTGCCCGTGTCCGTGGTTGGTTCTCACCTGTCCCAGGCCCTGAAAATAGGGTACCCCTTGGACACCGAGCGAGCCGGGCTGACACCTCAAACCCAGAGAAAAATCACAGATATCATCAGAAGTTCTCCCATTAATTCCG ACCTGAGCAGACAGAAGGCTATTCGAGACCTGGTCCCTCAAGACATAGAGTCCTACCTCATCAGTCTGACCATCGCATTACTGCAGAAACAAACTGGAAGTGGCCAACCAGGACAGCAGAGCACTGGCCAGTCTGGACCCAAACAAGGCCCCTCGAATTCGGTCAGCCAGCAACAGAAGGTGGTGACCGTAAAGGAAGAGGCTCTGACCTGGATTGAAGCAGAG GAGAAACCTGTGAAGAAAAGTGCACTGACATCCTTGATGACAAAGTGTCAGCCGGAGCAGGGTTATGCTGATGAAATAGAAGATGACCTGCTTAGTGACATCCCTATGCCAGTAAGACCG gAGAGTTGCACAAAGAATCGTGATGGGCCTTCGGCCCCCGCTCTGAAAGCTGGGAGTCAGAAGGCTGCTCTTGGAATGGCTTCTTGGAACCAAGGAGAGCTGGATGAAGACACTCAGGAGCTCTTTGGGGACTTGCAGtctcag AATTTTAGCCAGCCTGCCAAGAGAAAATTACCAGCATGGTTTAATGCATCTAAAGGAAGCAGCTCTTCATCTACTGCCACCAAgaaagccaaaacaaaaaaaggtttgttcATGTAG
- the LOC117962576 gene encoding bifunctional 3'-5' exonuclease/ATP-dependent helicase WRN-like isoform X1 yields MADRKLPEWMSSEAYEELAKQAKAPPRSHKKNVLEDNLPYLEFPGSVVYSYESGDCSFLSEDLRDTLAAGSPVGFDIEWPPFTNGKAGKVALLQLCPSEKKCYLFHLSSMSGFPSGLKRLLEDETIKKVGVGIEGDRWKLMSDCDIKLSGFVELTHIANEKLKCTEKWSLDGLVKQLFKKQLLKEKSVRCSNWANFTLTEDQMKYAATDAYAGLLIYQKLESKDTQLGETVLQLDIKEKLQRVSSEVQDLLSQVPDTVSDSRGAAGLLDDVSLSLGALRSLLLGSTSKTQARVEDELDPELVMEPAAEEHSPCSVQMDYIKQRISGGQDFNNSGVDLFSNAAGGAESAKSKQKLGDSHPMPKQNAERECMMSLDITDLQMLEEQAKEEDLEDNAVLAIKNQSVVDEGADLSYVVESDEELESEMLKYLDDVDSLNRGETSDPGNKTSMQTVTPAEEEEDEGIEEEEDEWDSSIPEPNSRQIKCLKMYFGHSNFKPVQWKVVYSVLQERRDNVVVMATGYGKSLCFQFPPVYTGGIGIVVSPLISLMEDQVLQLQMSNIPACFLGSAQTENVLTDLFKGRFRVVYMTPEFCSGGTSLLQQLDKNIGITLVAVDEAHCISEWGHDFRGAYRKLGSLKRVLPNVPIVALTATASPSIRQDIVNSLHLDNPQITCTSFDRPNLFLDVHRKCGNITQDLKQFLIKKKSFDYEFEGPAIVYCPSRKVTEQVSAELSKLGINCATYHAGMGIKPRRETHHKFMRDEIQCVVATVAFGMGINKADIRKVIHYGAPKEMEAYYQEIGRAGRDGLPSACHVVWGSGDMALNRHLLSGVKSDKFRGYKMKMMAKMEKYLSSPKCRRKIILSHFEDKQLRKASLGIMGTDKCCDNCSSRPLIFTSCEFLRLLYDPSADDTESNLQDFGKEAYQLMSAVTALGEKFGTAVPVLFLRGSYSQRLPDRFRKMPLFGCGKNIPETWWKALGRQLITEGYMKENSGQTKFSITCGLDQKGRTWLSKANDESHRTLLLQPNTELCARFFTVPNRYQAPSSAASPAPSSTHSSGAEPPKSQISQFAFPERERLQRMSTPTKAGLQISAFKSPPKTAPSQPPPPTVYPRELELQGVLYGKLVAGRQKLANEKDVPPAVLATNKILLDLAKIRPTTVENMKRVDGVSEAKSSMLAPLLVVISEFCQSEDLEANTFSSPSGGIERKCPPGMSSSCSALPDSVRITYNLFQQQGLSLRKVADSRSLPVSVVGSHLSQALKIGYPLDTERAGLTPQTQRKITDIIRSSPINSDLSRQKAIRDLVPQDIESYLISLTIALLQKQTGSGQPGQQSTGQSGPKQGPSNSVSQQQKVVTVKEEALTWIEAEEKPVKKSALTSLMTKCQPEQGYADEIEDDLLSDIPMPVRPESCTKNRDGPSAPALKAGSQKAALGMASWNQGELDEDTQELFGDLQSQNFSQPAKRKLPAWFNASKGSSSSSTATKKAKTKKGLFM; encoded by the exons atggctgatAGAAAACTGCCAGAATGGATGTCCTCAGAAGCTTATGAGGAACTTGCAAAGCAAGCCAAG GCTCCCCCAAGATCTCACAAGAAGAATGTTTTGGAAGATAACCTTCCATATCTGGAGTTCCCAGGCTCTGTTGTTTATAGCTATGAATCTGGTGACTGTTCTTTTCTGTCAGAGGATTTGAG ggATACTCTTGCAGCGGGCTCCCCAGTAGGGTTTGATATAGAATGGCCGCCGTTCACCAATGGAAAAGCTGGAAAGGTAGCCCTCCTCCAGCTGTGCCCATCAGAGAAGAAGTGTTACCTCTTCCACCTGTCTTCCATGTCAG GGTTTCCATCTGGTCTGAAACGTTTACTAGAGGATGAAACAATCAAGAAGGTGGGAGTTGGAATAGAGGGAGACAGGTGGAAGCTTATGAGTGACTGTGATATTAAACTGAGCGGCTTTGTGGAGCTGACTCATATCGCTAATGAGAAG ctgAAATGCACAGAGAAGTGGAGTCTTGATGGTCTGGTGAAACAGCTGTTCAAGAAGCAGCTGTTAAAGGAGAAGTCGGTGCGCTGCAGCAACTGGGCCAACTTCACACTCACTGAGGACCAGATGAAGTACGCAGCCACTGATGCCTAT GCTGGACTTCTAATCTATCAGAAGCTTGAAAGTAAGGATACTCAGTTGG GAGAGACAGTTTTGCAGCTGGATATAAAAGAAAAACTTCAACGTGTGTCCAGTGAAGTCCAGGATTTATTAAGTCAGGTTCCAGATACAGTCAGTGACAGCAGAGG AGCTGCAGGTCTGTTAGACGACGTGTCTTTGAGCCTGGGTGCTTTGAGAAGCTTGCTGCTGGGGAGCACCTCCAAAACTCAGGCTCGAGTGGAAGATGAACTTGATCCTGAACTGGTGATGGAACCTGCAGCTGAAGAACACAGTCCCTGCTCTGTCCAGATGGATTACATAAAACAGAGGATATCTGGAGGCCAAGACTTCAACAATTCAGGAGTGGATCTCTTCAGCAATGCTGCTGGTGGCGCTGAATCTGCTAAATCCAAGCAGAAGCTTGGTGATTCTCACCCAATGCCTAAACAAAATGCAGAGAGAGAATGCATGATGTCATTGGACATCACTGATCTTCAGATGTTGGAGGAACAAGCCAAGGAAGAGGATTTGGAGGACAATGCTGTGCTAGCAATCAAG aatcaAAGTGTAGTGGATGAAGGAGCTGATCTGTCCTATGTTGTGGAAAGTGATGAAGAGCTGGAAAGTGAAATGCTGAAG TACCTAGATGATGTAGACAGCTTGAATAGAGGCGAGACTAGTGACCCTGGCAACAAGACCAGTATGCAGACTGTGACACCAGCGGAGGAAGAGGAGGACGAAGGAAttgaggaagaggaagatgagtGGG ATTCTTCCATTCCAGAACCTAACTCAAGACAGATTAAATGCCTTAAGATGTATTTTGGTCATTCCAATTTTAAGCC GGTACAGTGGAAAGTGGTGTACTCCGTTCTGCAGGAGAGGAGAGATAACGTAGTTGTCATGGCAACTG GTTATGGGAAGAGCTTGTGTTTTCAGTTCCCGCCTGTTTACACTGGTGGAATTGGGATCGTCGTCTCTCCTCTGATCTCACTGATGGAGGACCAAGTGCTGCAGCTTCA aATGTCTAACATTCCTGCTTGCTTCCTCGGATCAGcacaaactgaaaatgttttaacCGATTTATTTAA GGGTCGTTTTCGAGTGGTGTACATGACCCCTGAGTTCTGTTCAGGAGGTACCTCTTTACTTCAGCAGCTGGATAAGAATATTG gcATCACGTTGGTAGCAGTAGACGAGGCTCATTGCATCTCTGAATGGGGACACGACTTCCGAGGAGCGTACAGAAAACTGGGATCATTAAAGAGAGTACTTCCTAAT GTCCCTATAGTAGCATTAACTGCTACAGCAAGCCCTTCGATCCGACAGGACATCGTGAATAGTTTGCACTTGGATAACCCACAGATTACGTGCACCAGCTTCGATCGACCCAACCTGTTCCTGGATGTCCATCGCAAGTGTGGAAACATCACACAAGATCTTAAGCAGTTTCTTATTAAAAAGAAATC ttttgaTTATGAGTTTGAAGGCCCCGCTATTGTTTACTGCCCTTCGAGAAAGGTGACTGAACAGGTCTCTGCTGAACTGTCAAAGCTTGGGATAAACTGTGCCACCTACCATGCTGGCATGGGTATCAAGCCAAGAAGAGAAACTCATCACAAGTTTATGAGAGATGAGATTCAG tgtgttGTGGCTACAGTTGCTTTCGGAATGGGGATAAACAAGGCAGACATCCGGAAAGTCATCCACTATGGAGCCCCCAAAGAAATGGAGGCGTACTACCAGGAAATTGGGAGAGCTGGGAGAGACGGATTACCTAGTGCTTGTCATGTAGTCTGGGGTTCAGGAGACATGGCTTTGAACAG GCATCTCCTGAGTGGTGTTAAGAGCGACAAGTTTCGGggatataaaatgaaaatgatggCAAAAATGGAGAAGTACCTCAGCTCGCCCAAATGCAGAAGGAA AATCATCTTGTCCCACTTTGAAGATAAACAATTAAGAAAAGCCAGCTTGGGCATCATGGGCACCGACAAATGTTGTGACAATTGCAGCTCCAG ACCTCTGATTTTTACAAGCTGTGAATTCCTCAGGCTGCTGTATGACCCCAGTGCAGACGACACCGAGTCTAACCTGCAGGATTTCGGAAAGGAAGCCTACCAGCTGATGTCTGCGGTCACTGCTCTAGGAGAGAAGTTTGGCACTGCCGTCCCGGTCCTCTTCCTGCGTGGATCT TATTCGCAGCGGTTGCCAGACAGGTTCCGTAAGATGCCCCTGTTCGGCTGTGGCAAGAACATCCCTGAAACCTGGTGGAAGGCTCTGGGACGGCAGCTCATTACAGAGGGCTACATGAAGGAGAACTCCGGACAAACCAAGTTTTCAATCACCTGTGGCTTGGATCAAAAG GGGAGGACGTGGCTCAGCAAGGCAAATGATGAATCGCATCGAACCCTTTTGCTTCAGCCAAACACCGAATTGTGTGCCAGGTTTTTCACTGTGccaaa tcGGTACCAAGCCCCATCTTCTGCAGCCTCGCCAGCCCCATCCAGCACTCACTCCTCGGGCGCAGAACCGCCG aaatctcAGATTTCACAATTTGCATTTCCGGAAAGAGAGAGGCTTCAAAGAATGTCTACTCCAACAAAAGCAGG CCTGCAGATTTCAGCATTCAAGTCTCCACCAAAGACAGCACCTTCACAACCTCCACCTCCTACTGTGTATCCCAGGGAGCTGGAGCTTCAG GGGGTGTTGTATGGCAAACTTGTGGCTGGCAGACAGAAGCTGGCCAACGAGAAGGACGTTCCTCCTGCAGTGCTGGCTACGAACAAGATTCTCCTTGACCTTGCAAAGATACG gcCAACCACTGTTGAAAATATGAAGAGGGTGGATGGTGTGTCTGAAGCTAAATCCAGTATGCTGGCCCCTCTGCTGGTTGTCATCAGTGAATTCTGTCAGTCGGAAGACCTGGAG GCAAACACATTTTCCAGCCCATCTGGTGGCATTGAGAGGAAGTGTCCCCCCGGGATGAGCTCTTCATGCAGTGCTCTTCCTGATAGTGTTCGCATCACCTACAATCTCTTCCAGCAGCAGGGCCTGAGCTTG AGGAAGGTCGCTGACTCCAGGAGCTTGCCCGTGTCCGTGGTTGGTTCTCACCTGTCCCAGGCCCTGAAAATAGGGTACCCCTTGGACACCGAGCGAGCCGGGCTGACACCTCAAACCCAGAGAAAAATCACAGATATCATCAGAAGTTCTCCCATTAATTCCG ACCTGAGCAGACAGAAGGCTATTCGAGACCTGGTCCCTCAAGACATAGAGTCCTACCTCATCAGTCTGACCATCGCATTACTGCAGAAACAAACTGGAAGTGGCCAACCAGGACAGCAGAGCACTGGCCAGTCTGGACCCAAACAAGGCCCCTCGAATTCGGTCAGCCAGCAACAGAAGGTGGTGACCGTAAAGGAAGAGGCTCTGACCTGGATTGAAGCAGAG GAGAAACCTGTGAAGAAAAGTGCACTGACATCCTTGATGACAAAGTGTCAGCCGGAGCAGGGTTATGCTGATGAAATAGAAGATGACCTGCTTAGTGACATCCCTATGCCAGTAAGACCG gAGAGTTGCACAAAGAATCGTGATGGGCCTTCGGCCCCCGCTCTGAAAGCTGGGAGTCAGAAGGCTGCTCTTGGAATGGCTTCTTGGAACCAAGGAGAGCTGGATGAAGACACTCAGGAGCTCTTTGGGGACTTGCAGtctcag AATTTTAGCCAGCCTGCCAAGAGAAAATTACCAGCATGGTTTAATGCATCTAAAGGAAGCAGCTCTTCATCTACTGCCACCAAgaaagccaaaacaaaaaaaggtttgttcATGTAG
- the LOC131720065 gene encoding purine-rich element-binding protein gamma-like produces the protein MADGSTRGMERGRGRTTADSGLRTLYPQQYYPAAQGIEIQELASKRVDIQKKRFYLDVKQSARGRFLKIAEVWIGRGRHDNIRKSKLTLSMSMAPDLRYCLGDFIEYYAHIGLRGAQGQRQDEHGNSQGHHHPDARRRQQPLHTASSPTGSEEPSHSVLKSDLIERDNRKYYLDLKENQRGRFLRIRQTVSRGHGTMGYYGQGIEQTIVLPAQGLIEFRDALSQLIEDYGEEDTDNHSRGKNHEEVQELPEGVSFRVDNKRFYFDVGSNRYGVFLKISEVRQPYRNTITVPLKAWSRFGDNFTRYEEEMRRIFNCQKEKRTDPRRDSGEEQDD, from the coding sequence ATGGCTGATGGTAGCACcagagggatggagagagggagaggaaggacTACGGCAGACTCTGGCTTGAGAACCCTTTACCCTCAGCAGTATTATCCTGCAGCGCAGGGCATAGAGATACAGGAACTCGCGTCCAAGCGAGTCGATATCCAAAAGAAGAGGTTTTATCTGGATGTGAAGCAAAGCGCCAGGGGGCGTTTTCTGAAAATAGCAGAGGTCTGGATAGGCAGAGGAAGACACGACAATATCAGAAAGAGCAAACTGACGCTCTCCATGTCCATGGCTCCTGACTTGAGGTACTGCCTGGGAGATTTCATCGAGTATTATGCCCACATTGGGCTAAGAGGCGCCCAGGGGCAGAGGCAGGATGAGCATGGCAACAGCCAGGGTCACCATCACCCGGACGCAAGGAGAAGACAGCAACCTCTCCACACAGCTTCCTCCCCCACTGGCTCTGAAGAGCCCTCTCACAGTGTCCTAAAGAGTGACTTGATTGAGAGAGACAACAGGAAGTACTACCTGGACTTGAAGGAGAATCAGCGCGGCAGGTTCCTCCGGATCAGGCAGACGGTGAGCAGAGGGCATGGGACTATGGGATACTACGGACAGGGCATAGAGCAGACCATCGTCCTGCCAGCACAAGGGCTGATCGAATTTAGGGATGCCCTGTCCCAGCTGATTGAGGACTATGGGGAGGAAGACACAGACAACCACAGCCGAGGAAAAAACCACGAAGAGGTTCAGGAGCTTCCAGAGGGGGTCTCGTTCAGGGTGGACAACAAGAGGTTTTATTTTGACGTGGGCTCCAACAGGTATGGCGTTTTCTTAAAGATAAGTGAGGTGAGGCAGCCCTACCGGAACACAATCACTGTCCCCTTGAAGGCCTGGTCCAGGTTCGGCGATAACTTCACCAGGTACGAAGAGGAGATGAGAAGGATCTTCAACTGCCAGAAGGAGAAGAGGACAGACCCCCGAAGAGACAGTGGGGAAGAACAGGATGATTGA